Below is a genomic region from Elusimicrobiota bacterium.
ACCTGAAATCGATCGACATCGTCGGCTACAAGTCCTTCGCGGATAAGACCCACGTGGACCTGGAGCCCGGCATCACGGGCGTGATCGGACCGAACGGCTGCGGCAAGTCGAACGTCATGGAGTCCGTGCGCTGGTGCCTCGGCGAGATGTCGTGGAAGTCGCTGCGCGCCGACTCGATGACCGACGTGATCTTCTCCGGCACCGCCAAGCGGTCGCCCCAGTCGCTGGCCGAAGTGACCTTGACCTTCGACAACGCCAGCTCGATGCTCCCCGTCGAGTACTCCGAGGTGATGATCACCCGGCGCCTGTTCCGCTCCGGCGAGTCCCAGTATTTCCTGAATAAGACCCAGTGCCGCCTGCGCGACATCCGCGAGATGTTCCTGGATACCGGCCTCGGCGGTGACGGCTACGCGATCATCGACCAGGGCGGCGTCGACTCGATGATCCGCAGCAAGCCCGAGGAACGCCGCGCTTTCTTCGAGGAGGCCGCCGGCGTGGCGAAGTACAACGCCAAGCGCGCCGAGGCGCTGCGCAAGCTCGACCGCGTGGACATGGACCTGGGCCGCCTGCAGGACTCCGTGGCGCTCATCGAGGAGCAGGTCAAGAAGCTCGATTCCGACGCCCGCCGCGCCAAGCTCTACGCGAAGTACAAGGAAGAGCTGACGGCGATGGAGGCCGCGCACATCATCGAGCAGACCGCGTCCATCGAGGCGGAGCTGGCGCTGATGCAGGAGCGCATCGGGCCCGTCGAGGAGACGCTCGGGAACTGCCGCTCGCAGATCGCCGCCGAGGGCGCCAACCACGCCGCCCTGAACCTCGAGAAGACGGGTCAGCAGAACCAGCTGATCGAGGCGAACGCGAAGGTCGCCGAGGTCAAGACCGCGGTGGGCCGGCTCGAGGAGCGCCTGCAGAGCTCGGCGGAGTCCGTCGCCGGCATGGACGCCCGGACCGAGTCGTGCCGCGCCGAGGCCGAGCTCAACCGCGGCCGGACCGCGTCCATCGATCCTGAGATCGCCGTCGTCGCCGCGTCCATCGCGGCCGCCGAGGCGGCTCTCGCCGAGGCCAAGGCCCGCGCCGAGGCCGCCAGCGCCGAGCTGGCCGCCATCGAGGCGGCCGTGGCCGAGGCCCAGTCCCAGAAGGACTCCCTCGCCCGCGAGGCGCAGGCGAAGACGCAGGAGTCCTACGAGCTGGGTCGCGAGCTGTCGAGCGCGGAGTCCGAGTTCACGCGCGCCGAAGTGCGCGCCCGCTCCGCCCTGAAGAGCCTCGAGCGCGACATGACCGCGGCCGCCGAGGCTCGCGGCCGCCTGGACGAGGCCCGCGCCGAGTCCGTGCTCGCCGAGACCGCCTTCGAGGCGGCCCAGTCCGCCGCCGCCGCCGCCGACCTGCGCGCCGAGGAGCTGCGCGCCCGCCAGAGCGCCTTGGGCGAGGAGACCGTCACTCTGCACTCCGCGCTCGCCCAGACGGCCGCGAGAGCCGAGTCCCTCGAGTCCCAGGGCGGCCAGAACCCGTACTGGGTCGGCGCCCAGGCCGTGCTCAACGCCGGCATCGCCGGCGTGGTCGGCACCGTGCGCGGCCTGTTCCGCGTGGACGACGCCTTCAAGCCCGAGCTCGAGGATCTCCTCGGCGAGCGCCTGTTCGCCGTCGTCGTCGAGGACTCCGCCGCCGCCCGCCTGGGCGTGGAGCTGCTCCGCGCTTCCGGAACGGGCCGGGCCCGCTTCCTGGTCCTGTCCTCCTTGCCCGAGGCCGCCGACAAGGCCTATCCCGCCGAGGCCAAGCCCCTGCTCTCGCGCCTGCAGTACGACCCGCGCCACGAGAAGGCCCTGCGCTACCTCTTCGCCGAGGCGTACGAGCTCGAGGGCTCGCTGTTCGGCGAGCACTGGGTCTTCGGCGGCGCGCCGTCGAAGGACGGCCCCCAGCCCACGCTCGCCGACCTCGGCGAGATCAAGGAGAAGGTCGCCTCCCTCGAGCTGCGCGGAGCCGAGCTCGCTTCGGAGCGGGCGCAGACCGAAGGCGCGCTGACGGAGGCCCTCCAGGCCGCCCGCCTGGTCGCCGCGGCGCTGTCCCAGGAGTCCGGACGCCGCCACGGCCTCGAGGCCCGGGTGAGCCAGCTCGAGCAGTCGCTGGCCAACCACGCCCGCAACGTGGAGCTGTCCACCGAGGAGTCCGCCCGGGCGATCGCCGACGCGTCGCTGGCGAAGGAGACGATCCGCGAGCGCAAGGCGCGCCGCGCCGAGGCGGAGGCCCGCGTCGCCGAGGTCCGCCTGTCCGAGACGAACGCCGCCGAGGCCCTCGCGCTCGCTCGCGAGGAGCAGTCCGGCAAGCGCGCCGCGTTCCAGGGGCACGACGAGCGCGTCCGCGGCGTCGAGCAGCAGCTCGAGGCGCATTCCTCGAGCCGCAAGCGCCTCGACGACGAGAAGGCCTCCCTCGAGGCCGCGATCGCCCGCCTGGCGGCCGAGGCCGACGAGCTCGCGCGCCGCAAGGAGGAGACGCTCGCCTCCCAGGAGAGCATGCGCGTCGAGATCACGGCCCTCCAGGCCGAGCTCGCCGGGCACGAGAACGCGGCGAAGTCCGTGTTCGAGAACCTGCAGACTTTGCAGAACCAGCTCGACACGATGAGCGAGACGATCAAGCAGCTCCAGGGCCAGCACGACCAGGCCCAGGCCGACCTGCATCAGCACGAGGTCCACGCCTCGGCGATGAAGTCCAAGTACGACCTGCTCAAGACCCGCCTCTGGGACGAGTGGCAGCTCACGGCCGAGGAGGCGAAGAACAAGTTCAAGGGCGTCGTCGTCGAAGTCGACAAGATCGAGTTCCTGCGCCGCCGCATCGCCGCGATGGGCAACATCAACATGGCCGCGCCCGAGGAGTACGAGGCGCTCGCCGAGAAGCAGCGCTTTTTGATCGGGCAGATCAACGACCTCCTGAAGGCGAAGGACGACCTGATGGCGGCGATCGTCAAGATCAACAACGCGACCCGCGAGAACTTCCGCCAGACCTTCACCGAGGTGCGCGAGCACTTCCGCCGCCTGTACGGCGTGCTCTTCGAGGGCGGCGAGGCCGACCTGATCCTCACCAACCCGGAGGACATCCTCACCACGGGCGTGGACATCGTCGCCCAGCCCCCGGGGAAGAAGCTGCAGAGCATCACGCTCCTGTCGGGCGGAGAGAAGACCCTGACCGCGGTGGCGCTGCTGTTCGCGTTCTTCATGGTCAAGCCCTCCCCGTTCTGCATGCTCGACGAGGCCGACGCGGCCCTCGACGACGCCAACATCGAGCGGTTCGTAGCACTCCTGCGCGAGTTCCAGAACAAGACGCAGTTCCTCATCGTGAGCCACAACAAGCGCACGATGGAGGCGGCCGACGTCATCTACGGAGTCACGATGGAGGAGAAGGGCGTC
It encodes:
- the smc gene encoding chromosome segregation protein SMC — translated: MHLKSIDIVGYKSFADKTHVDLEPGITGVIGPNGCGKSNVMESVRWCLGEMSWKSLRADSMTDVIFSGTAKRSPQSLAEVTLTFDNASSMLPVEYSEVMITRRLFRSGESQYFLNKTQCRLRDIREMFLDTGLGGDGYAIIDQGGVDSMIRSKPEERRAFFEEAAGVAKYNAKRAEALRKLDRVDMDLGRLQDSVALIEEQVKKLDSDARRAKLYAKYKEELTAMEAAHIIEQTASIEAELALMQERIGPVEETLGNCRSQIAAEGANHAALNLEKTGQQNQLIEANAKVAEVKTAVGRLEERLQSSAESVAGMDARTESCRAEAELNRGRTASIDPEIAVVAASIAAAEAALAEAKARAEAASAELAAIEAAVAEAQSQKDSLAREAQAKTQESYELGRELSSAESEFTRAEVRARSALKSLERDMTAAAEARGRLDEARAESVLAETAFEAAQSAAAAADLRAEELRARQSALGEETVTLHSALAQTAARAESLESQGGQNPYWVGAQAVLNAGIAGVVGTVRGLFRVDDAFKPELEDLLGERLFAVVVEDSAAARLGVELLRASGTGRARFLVLSSLPEAADKAYPAEAKPLLSRLQYDPRHEKALRYLFAEAYELEGSLFGEHWVFGGAPSKDGPQPTLADLGEIKEKVASLELRGAELASERAQTEGALTEALQAARLVAAALSQESGRRHGLEARVSQLEQSLANHARNVELSTEESARAIADASLAKETIRERKARRAEAEARVAEVRLSETNAAEALALAREEQSGKRAAFQGHDERVRGVEQQLEAHSSSRKRLDDEKASLEAAIARLAAEADELARRKEETLASQESMRVEITALQAELAGHENAAKSVFENLQTLQNQLDTMSETIKQLQGQHDQAQADLHQHEVHASAMKSKYDLLKTRLWDEWQLTAEEAKNKFKGVVVEVDKIEFLRRRIAAMGNINMAAPEEYEALAEKQRFLIGQINDLLKAKDDLMAAIVKINNATRENFRQTFTEVREHFRRLYGVLFEGGEADLILTNPEDILTTGVDIVAQPPGKKLQSITLLSGGEKTLTAVALLFAFFMVKPSPFCMLDEADAALDDANIERFVALLREFQNKTQFLIVSHNKRTMEAADVIYGVTMEEKGVSQLISVDFRKKVGGTEREATSHKVAIQGPFAPSEPGPSEA